A window from Fibrobacter sp. UWB11 encodes these proteins:
- a CDS encoding cellulase family glycosylhydrolase, which produces MARFILAFLFVFAVFANANVARPSTHGKLHVVGSNLYDHKGNLAVLKGFSTHGLTWFPKYVNQGLFRQISSEWNTNLIRLAMYSYDYCNGNKKKNLKILEKGVEFAIANDMYVIIDWHILQDNNPNENLAEAIDFFNKIAKKYANIPNVIFEICNEPNGNTTWDDIKEYSNLIIPVIRRYNPDALILVGTPNYSREIQFPAKDPLEFKNVMYVFHFYAASHKDDFRQKLRKVVASGTPIFITESGLCEEDGNGHIDLESVKKWYSLVDSLHLNYTIWSLSNKDETCAIVNSDSRALEYLTEKDLTYYGKLARAIMRKEDVDSIAPDNRISSKFKIISRTQPYMLWLIFAAPALIIVLLLTVTKIVLKKLKRNQIKTYTQLYKYGHTEDKVRKPSFWRNAVLIIGTICTLIYLCWRMTCSIPFAFGNIAVIGSVILLAVEILGFIESLIHYNDMLNLRKYPLPQIKPEEFPDVDIFISTYNEPVELLRKTIIGCKYMEYPDKDKVHIYLCDDNRRPEMRKLAEELGVNYFDRPDNKGAKAGNLNEALKRTTSPYIVTLDADMIPRRKFLLKTIPYFIDAEKINETLPEEKRFPLGIVQTPQSFYTPDVFQHNLYAETIVPNEQDFFYRVIEAAKTSSNSVIYGGSNTILSRKALNKIGGFYTETITEDFATGMLIESSGFASLGLSEALASGIAPNSFKEHIQQRTRWGRGVIATAKQLKFLRNRKLNFAQKLSYLSSVLYWFSPIKHLVYLLSPLMFAVFCIPIFKCTLLDLILFWLPMHIMQIISLRVLSRNMISTRWSGIYETSVMPFLLIPIIKEALGLTLSTFKVTKKEKANERIIDKKSLIPFIVLLTLTVLGIAQMTYMFIVYEYIGVLAILFWLFINSYYLIMCIMLVLGRDADGENVKVRAAELVEVTKEDGCRVSGITTKLLEHGVDIYTDNMNDLYLGEPINFEIQTTSYTLQLKGTVVAEHRSNNPHIPSVYTVEILDFNGKKDEYIQMLYDRISTLPQYLKIGRGALFDIWRNISHRISS; this is translated from the coding sequence ATGGCGAGATTTATTTTAGCGTTTTTATTCGTATTTGCTGTTTTTGCGAACGCCAATGTTGCCCGACCATCCACACATGGAAAGCTCCACGTTGTAGGTTCAAACCTCTACGACCACAAAGGCAATCTAGCCGTTCTCAAGGGATTCAGCACACACGGGCTCACTTGGTTCCCTAAATATGTCAATCAAGGTCTTTTCCGCCAAATCAGTTCCGAGTGGAACACCAACTTGATTCGACTCGCCATGTATTCTTACGACTACTGCAACGGTAACAAAAAGAAAAATTTGAAAATTCTCGAAAAAGGTGTCGAATTCGCCATCGCAAACGACATGTATGTCATCATCGACTGGCACATTTTACAAGACAATAATCCCAACGAAAACCTTGCTGAAGCAATCGATTTTTTTAACAAGATTGCAAAAAAATACGCCAATATTCCCAATGTCATTTTCGAAATCTGCAACGAACCCAACGGCAATACCACTTGGGACGACATCAAGGAATATTCAAATCTGATAATTCCCGTCATCCGCAGATACAATCCCGATGCATTGATTCTTGTCGGAACACCGAACTACAGTCGAGAAATTCAATTCCCTGCCAAGGATCCTTTGGAATTTAAAAATGTCATGTACGTGTTCCATTTTTACGCGGCCTCGCACAAAGATGATTTTCGCCAAAAGCTTAGAAAAGTCGTAGCCTCAGGTACGCCCATTTTCATTACCGAAAGCGGTCTCTGCGAAGAAGATGGCAATGGGCATATTGACTTGGAAAGTGTCAAAAAATGGTACAGCCTTGTCGATTCATTACATCTAAATTATACAATTTGGAGTTTATCCAACAAAGATGAAACTTGCGCCATTGTCAATTCGGATTCTCGTGCATTAGAATACCTGACCGAAAAAGATTTGACATATTACGGGAAACTCGCACGAGCGATTATGCGCAAAGAAGATGTCGACTCCATCGCCCCAGACAACAGAATATCATCAAAATTCAAAATTATATCGCGAACACAGCCTTACATGCTTTGGCTTATATTTGCTGCACCGGCGCTCATTATCGTTTTATTATTAACAGTAACAAAAATCGTTCTAAAAAAATTAAAAAGAAACCAAATCAAGACCTATACGCAATTATACAAATACGGGCACACCGAAGATAAAGTACGCAAGCCAAGTTTTTGGAGAAACGCCGTACTGATTATAGGAACTATTTGTACCTTGATTTACCTTTGCTGGCGAATGACATGTTCCATCCCATTTGCATTCGGAAACATCGCCGTAATAGGAAGCGTCATTTTGCTCGCTGTAGAAATTCTCGGATTCATAGAATCATTGATTCATTACAACGACATGCTCAACTTGAGGAAATATCCGCTACCGCAAATCAAGCCCGAAGAATTCCCGGATGTCGACATTTTCATATCCACTTACAATGAACCTGTTGAGCTTTTGCGCAAGACCATTATCGGTTGCAAGTACATGGAATATCCCGATAAGGATAAAGTTCACATTTATCTGTGCGACGACAATCGTCGCCCCGAAATGCGTAAGCTTGCCGAAGAACTGGGCGTAAATTACTTTGACCGCCCCGATAACAAAGGCGCCAAAGCCGGGAACCTGAACGAAGCCTTAAAGCGAACAACATCGCCTTACATAGTGACTTTAGATGCAGACATGATTCCGCGCCGCAAGTTTTTACTCAAGACCATCCCCTACTTTATCGATGCCGAAAAAATCAACGAAACTTTGCCCGAAGAAAAGCGATTTCCGCTCGGCATTGTACAAACACCGCAAAGTTTTTACACACCGGATGTTTTCCAACATAATTTGTATGCAGAAACAATTGTTCCGAACGAACAAGACTTTTTCTACCGCGTAATCGAAGCGGCAAAGACTTCATCAAACAGCGTGATTTACGGAGGCTCCAATACAATTCTTTCAAGAAAGGCGCTAAACAAAATCGGCGGTTTTTACACGGAAACCATCACCGAAGACTTTGCAACCGGCATGCTGATCGAATCATCTGGATTTGCAAGCCTTGGGCTTTCGGAAGCGCTCGCCTCGGGAATTGCACCCAACTCGTTCAAAGAGCACATCCAGCAGCGCACCCGCTGGGGGCGCGGAGTCATCGCAACAGCCAAGCAGCTCAAGTTTTTACGAAATCGCAAATTGAACTTTGCGCAAAAATTAAGCTACCTGAGTTCCGTTTTATATTGGTTTTCCCCCATCAAGCATCTAGTTTATTTGCTATCACCCTTGATGTTTGCCGTTTTTTGCATTCCCATTTTCAAATGCACCTTGCTAGACTTGATTTTATTCTGGCTACCGATGCATATTATGCAGATTATTTCGCTGCGCGTTCTTAGCCGCAACATGATTTCAACTCGTTGGAGCGGCATTTACGAAACATCCGTCATGCCATTCTTGCTGATACCCATCATTAAGGAAGCGCTTGGCCTCACGCTTTCGACATTCAAAGTCACCAAGAAAGAAAAAGCAAACGAAAGAATTATCGACAAAAAGAGCCTTATTCCCTTTATTGTGTTATTGACACTGACCGTTTTGGGAATTGCGCAAATGACTTACATGTTCATTGTTTACGAATACATCGGAGTACTCGCCATATTGTTTTGGCTATTCATCAATTCGTATTACCTTATCATGTGCATTATGCTTGTTCTCGGACGCGATGCAGATGGCGAAAACGTGAAAGTTCGAGCCGCGGAATTGGTTGAGGTCACTAAAGAAGACGGCTGCCGCGTAAGTGGCATTACCACAAAACTACTTGAACACGGAGTCGACATTTACACAGACAACATGAACGATTTGTACCTAGGTGAACCCATCAATTTTGAAATTCAAACGACGAGCTACACGCTGCAACTCAAGGGAACTGTAGTTGCAGAACATC
- a CDS encoding undecaprenyl-diphosphate phosphatase: MFESIILGLLQGLAEFLPISSSGHLVIGHELLNMNEAGMFFDIMLHAGTLLSIFVVFRKKIVDIIVGCLRRDKEQLREAGFIVLASIPTAMIGLGFKDALESLFVNPRAVCVAELFTGLLLFTSQWGPTGAKHPENEGVKMNWWRALVTGVVQGIACIPGISRSGSTISAMMFMGVNRKYAGEFSFLMSIPAVGGAALLDCIKWIKCQSMTPEKALLDPEKALKCVDAGNFSPELLVGMIVSFIFGIIALKWLMTFLQKGKFQHFAWYVWAVGILGLIFIK, translated from the coding sequence ATGTTTGAATCAATTATCCTCGGTCTGTTACAGGGCCTCGCTGAATTTCTCCCCATCTCTAGCTCGGGTCACCTTGTGATTGGGCACGAACTTTTAAACATGAACGAAGCGGGCATGTTCTTTGACATCATGCTCCATGCCGGAACGCTCCTTTCCATATTCGTCGTGTTCCGCAAAAAGATTGTAGACATCATCGTCGGTTGCCTCCGCCGCGACAAGGAACAGCTCCGTGAAGCAGGCTTCATCGTGCTTGCCAGCATCCCGACGGCAATGATTGGCCTTGGCTTTAAAGACGCTCTCGAATCGCTGTTCGTGAATCCGCGCGCTGTTTGCGTTGCAGAACTTTTCACCGGCCTTTTGCTTTTCACATCGCAATGGGGACCGACTGGCGCCAAGCATCCTGAAAACGAAGGCGTCAAGATGAACTGGTGGCGCGCTCTCGTGACTGGCGTTGTTCAAGGCATCGCCTGCATTCCGGGCATCAGCCGTAGCGGCTCGACGATTAGCGCCATGATGTTCATGGGCGTGAACCGCAAATACGCTGGCGAATTCAGCTTCCTCATGAGCATCCCGGCAGTTGGCGGTGCAGCACTTCTCGACTGCATCAAGTGGATCAAGTGCCAGAGCATGACCCCGGAAAAAGCACTCCTCGACCCTGAAAAGGCTTTGAAATGCGTTGACGCAGGCAACTTCTCGCCGGAACTTTTGGTGGGCATGATCGTTTCCTTCATCTTCGGCATCATCGCTCTCAAGTGGCTCATGACCTTCTTGCAGAAGGGCAAGTTCCAGCACTTCGCCTGGTACGTCTGGGCAGTCGGCATCTTGGGACTGATTTTCATAAAGTAA
- a CDS encoding polysaccharide deacetylase family protein, which yields MSRQFLLCFHDFSVWNFRTSLPILEELKDLAGAPFSVLVIPDTENATDESIAEFRETLARLKSEGFELALHGFKHKAEFSQGRSYAGLIGMNMTSGEAEFAGLCEYESSRLLQAALGAWKNLFADENGNVEKPVAFIPPTWFSNKFLPRQVRAEKMLYEDRFSLTTADGVRYSSPVASFAGIPKATEKAAFVYAEGILKFPFGVPRIAVHPVDFPRLNDKIRDLVRLALGCKRKLSLYCDL from the coding sequence ATGTCTCGCCAGTTTCTCCTTTGTTTTCATGATTTTTCGGTGTGGAATTTTCGCACGTCTCTTCCAATCCTTGAAGAACTCAAGGATCTTGCTGGAGCTCCTTTTAGTGTGCTGGTTATTCCTGATACGGAAAATGCTACGGACGAATCAATCGCTGAATTTCGTGAAACGCTTGCTCGTTTGAAATCCGAGGGCTTTGAACTTGCGTTGCATGGCTTTAAGCATAAAGCCGAATTCAGCCAGGGCCGCAGCTATGCGGGGCTTATTGGCATGAACATGACGTCTGGCGAAGCTGAATTTGCTGGGCTTTGCGAATATGAATCGAGCCGTCTTTTGCAGGCGGCGCTTGGTGCGTGGAAGAATTTATTCGCCGATGAAAACGGAAATGTTGAAAAGCCGGTTGCGTTTATTCCTCCGACTTGGTTTAGCAATAAGTTCTTGCCAAGACAAGTTCGTGCTGAAAAAATGTTGTATGAAGACCGCTTTTCGTTAACGACCGCTGATGGTGTCCGTTATTCGTCTCCCGTGGCTAGTTTTGCGGGTATTCCGAAAGCTACAGAAAAAGCGGCATTTGTCTATGCCGAAGGAATATTGAAGTTTCCGTTCGGTGTTCCGCGCATTGCCGTTCATCCGGTGGATTTCCCGCGGTTGAACGACAAAATTCGCGACCTCGTGCGCTTGGCTCTTGGTTGCAAACGAAAACTTTCGCTTTATTGTGATTTGTAA
- a CDS encoding M23 family metallopeptidase yields MDAFAYEDCIAEQRGAKLDKTDFSERTAPPAELISENYVEPFSYDPFQRDAYLTSSFGENRGTRYHAGIDYSTQMEEGWPIYAPENGFIKEIKVSPFGYGKVMFYEGQSGKTWVFAHQSSFTPEVDNLVRQKQYATKSNDVSIKPNTRFRKGDTLTFSGSTGIGNPHLHLEVRLNKDDVTSPCQLGVKCLDTIAPQIFGIAVWQGNELALTTDEALRNGCAETPVKNEFNLSIAIKIADYSREPKENPMAVRRVELWRYDDKIYSKVMDELSYKKMIDIRNELLWAEEADTAGDWHYIDAKIGPISTYRLEVEDFSGHVVRREFNFHKSCKNNGKFVLTKNQNTPLYTFLSKSMLDIFRCESGYKFAALNKDEQIINNDLCKIFDHSKPLPIGKIVETFPETRYIRYSADAASTGTGRSVNELIAVYPYGKYKNSINWYTKVGNVKISQKISGIPVVGDTSQRVLAITRNQTDSVDFYEFHPKGLQFYSKWNVCIENEDNPAPLYWLGETTRRWFYFEKQTGSKNRCATTNELRDLANISDEDGISLGFPYWAETLVGGTYQAALKIPLYSRYAGIPDGNAITVKYGNKWIAAEYDSEPREIIILGEALPDAGETLTIEITDDSKRKTKKDITVPGF; encoded by the coding sequence ATGGACGCATTCGCTTACGAAGATTGCATTGCCGAACAAAGAGGCGCTAAACTCGACAAGACCGATTTTTCCGAAAGGACTGCTCCTCCCGCCGAGCTCATTTCCGAAAATTACGTTGAACCATTCTCTTACGATCCATTCCAACGAGACGCTTACTTAACATCGTCATTCGGAGAGAACCGCGGTACGCGTTACCATGCAGGTATCGACTACTCCACGCAAATGGAAGAAGGTTGGCCGATCTACGCACCCGAAAACGGATTCATCAAAGAAATCAAGGTATCTCCGTTCGGTTACGGTAAAGTGATGTTCTACGAAGGACAAAGCGGAAAGACATGGGTGTTCGCGCACCAGAGCAGCTTTACTCCTGAAGTAGACAACTTAGTTCGTCAAAAACAATACGCTACCAAGAGTAACGATGTTTCGATTAAGCCAAACACAAGATTCCGCAAAGGCGATACGCTTACATTCTCGGGAAGTACAGGCATCGGCAACCCGCACCTGCACCTCGAAGTCCGTTTGAACAAGGATGACGTAACTTCACCTTGCCAATTGGGCGTCAAATGCCTCGATACAATTGCTCCGCAAATTTTTGGAATCGCAGTTTGGCAAGGTAACGAACTTGCACTTACGACAGACGAAGCCCTCCGCAACGGATGCGCAGAAACGCCCGTCAAGAATGAATTTAACTTGTCCATAGCAATCAAGATTGCCGACTACAGCCGCGAACCCAAAGAAAATCCGATGGCAGTCCGCAGAGTCGAACTGTGGCGTTACGACGACAAGATTTACAGCAAAGTCATGGATGAACTCAGCTACAAGAAGATGATTGACATCCGTAACGAGCTGCTCTGGGCAGAGGAAGCAGATACCGCAGGTGACTGGCACTACATTGACGCTAAGATTGGCCCCATATCCACCTACAGACTTGAAGTCGAAGACTTTAGCGGTCACGTTGTCAGACGCGAATTCAACTTCCATAAGTCTTGCAAGAATAACGGCAAGTTTGTATTAACCAAGAATCAGAATACTCCGCTTTACACGTTCTTGAGCAAGAGCATGCTTGACATTTTCCGTTGCGAATCTGGATACAAGTTTGCCGCCTTGAACAAGGACGAACAAATTATCAACAACGACCTCTGCAAGATTTTCGATCACAGCAAGCCCCTCCCCATCGGAAAAATCGTCGAGACATTCCCCGAAACAAGATACATCCGGTATAGCGCCGATGCAGCCTCGACCGGCACAGGTCGCAGCGTAAATGAACTTATCGCCGTCTACCCTTACGGGAAATACAAAAACAGCATCAACTGGTATACGAAAGTCGGCAACGTGAAAATTTCACAAAAGATTTCGGGAATCCCCGTTGTTGGAGACACTTCGCAACGCGTTCTCGCCATCACGCGCAACCAAACCGACAGCGTTGACTTTTACGAATTCCATCCGAAGGGCCTGCAGTTCTACAGCAAGTGGAACGTCTGCATAGAAAACGAAGACAACCCGGCCCCGCTTTACTGGCTCGGCGAAACAACACGCAGATGGTTCTACTTCGAAAAGCAAACAGGCTCCAAGAACCGTTGCGCAACAACAAATGAACTTAGGGATTTGGCAAACATTTCTGACGAAGACGGAATTTCGCTCGGATTCCCCTATTGGGCAGAAACACTCGTCGGAGGCACTTACCAAGCAGCGCTCAAGATTCCGCTTTATTCTCGATATGCAGGAATCCCTGACGGAAACGCCATTACAGTCAAGTACGGCAACAAGTGGATTGCTGCAGAATACGACTCCGAACCGCGTGAAATCATCATTCTTGGTGAAGCACTACCCGATGCTGGAGAAACGCTCACTATCGAAATCACCGACGATTCGAAGCGCAAGACCAAAAAAGATATAACCGTTCCTGGATTCTAA
- a CDS encoding peptidylprolyl isomerase, with amino-acid sequence MAFNQLDKPQAGETIAIMKTNHGTMKLRLFEEIVGECATNFIELAKQGKYDGAPFHRIIKDFMIQGGDFTRKNGTGGHAAQGPGSTIGDKYDSRLTHVRGALSWAKTAMPHSIGSQFFIVHGNNVHFLDHDQCGPGPADGYSVFGQLYEGFEVLDEIAGVQTDRMDRPYDDVIIESVTIEKA; translated from the coding sequence ATGGCATTTAATCAGTTAGACAAACCGCAGGCAGGCGAAACCATCGCCATCATGAAGACCAACCACGGCACAATGAAACTCCGTCTTTTCGAAGAAATCGTCGGTGAATGCGCCACGAACTTCATCGAACTTGCAAAGCAAGGCAAGTACGACGGCGCTCCGTTCCACCGCATCATCAAGGACTTCATGATCCAGGGTGGTGACTTCACCCGTAAAAATGGCACCGGCGGCCACGCTGCACAGGGTCCGGGTTCTACCATCGGCGACAAGTACGACAGCCGCCTCACCCACGTCCGTGGCGCTCTCAGCTGGGCAAAGACAGCCATGCCGCACAGCATCGGTAGCCAGTTCTTCATCGTTCACGGCAACAACGTGCACTTCCTTGACCACGACCAGTGCGGCCCGGGCCCGGCTGACGGCTACTCCGTTTTCGGCCAGCTCTACGAAGGTTTCGAAGTTCTCGACGAAATCGCCGGCGTACAGACCGACCGCATGGACCGTCCGTACGATGACGTCATCATCGAATCCGTGACAATCGAAAAGGCTTAA
- the pyrR gene encoding bifunctional pyr operon transcriptional regulator/uracil phosphoribosyltransferase PyrR, producing MNDNCKKVSELLSAQTMEFALDEMAAKIAKMHPSADNMIVLGMASRGIPLAKKLTERLTQKFGKPIEMGSLDATYYRDDFHYRKKVATEMRFTEMPASVEGKTVILVDDVLYTGRSALAAMRSILDLGRPAAIRLCVLVDRGHRELPIAPDCVGLTVETAKNQEVRVAIDPIDKENSVYLVEVEA from the coding sequence ATGAACGATAACTGCAAAAAAGTAAGCGAGCTTCTTTCTGCCCAGACGATGGAATTCGCCCTGGACGAGATGGCGGCTAAAATCGCTAAGATGCATCCGTCTGCCGACAACATGATTGTCCTTGGCATGGCTAGCCGCGGTATTCCGCTGGCAAAAAAACTCACTGAACGCCTGACACAGAAATTTGGTAAGCCTATCGAAATGGGTAGCCTTGATGCTACTTATTATCGTGACGACTTCCACTACCGCAAAAAGGTCGCCACTGAAATGCGCTTTACAGAGATGCCTGCATCGGTAGAAGGCAAGACTGTTATTCTCGTGGATGACGTGCTTTATACGGGCCGTTCGGCACTTGCTGCCATGCGTTCCATCTTGGATCTTGGGCGCCCAGCTGCTATCCGTCTTTGCGTGCTCGTTGATCGCGGTCACCGCGAACTCCCGATTGCGCCTGACTGTGTTGGGCTGACGGTCGAGACTGCTAAAAATCAGGAAGTCCGTGTGGCTATCGATCCCATTGATAAAGAAAATTCCGTTTATCTCGTAGAAGTGGAGGCGTAA
- a CDS encoding aspartate carbamoyltransferase catalytic subunit, whose product MSALEIKHLFGLRGVSKHDIRLILDHAKQFREILERPVKKVPSLRGMTVVNLFFENSTRTRTSFELAEKRLSADTVNFASSNSSVKKGETLVDTLRNIEAMKIDIVVVRHKGTGVPKFLAEHSNAIIVNAGDGAHEHPTQALLDMLTIEEKLGTLEGKNVTIIGDIRHSRVARSNLWGMSTMGAHVTLCGPSTLVPRNTDLMNHVTWEPDVKKAVANADAIIALRLQKERMDDALLPSMREYRNTFGITDELLECAKDKVIIMHPGPINRGVELDSDIADGEHSVILDQVTNGVAVRMAVLFLLAGGRNNENA is encoded by the coding sequence GTGAGCGCTTTGGAAATTAAACATCTGTTTGGACTCCGTGGAGTGTCCAAGCACGATATCCGCCTGATTCTGGACCATGCAAAACAGTTCCGCGAAATCCTCGAACGCCCGGTCAAGAAGGTTCCGAGCCTCCGGGGCATGACTGTCGTGAACTTGTTCTTCGAAAACAGCACCCGTACGCGTACAAGCTTTGAACTTGCTGAAAAGCGCCTCTCTGCGGATACGGTGAACTTCGCAAGTTCCAATTCCAGCGTCAAGAAGGGCGAAACGCTCGTCGATACGCTTCGCAACATCGAAGCGATGAAGATTGACATCGTGGTTGTTCGTCACAAGGGTACTGGCGTACCGAAGTTCCTCGCCGAACACAGCAATGCGATTATCGTGAATGCTGGCGATGGTGCGCATGAACACCCGACGCAGGCTCTCCTCGACATGTTGACCATCGAAGAAAAGTTGGGCACGCTCGAAGGCAAGAATGTGACAATTATCGGTGATATCCGCCATAGCCGTGTGGCTCGCAGTAACCTCTGGGGCATGTCCACGATGGGTGCTCATGTAACGCTCTGCGGACCTTCGACCTTGGTGCCGCGTAACACGGACCTCATGAACCACGTAACGTGGGAACCGGACGTGAAGAAGGCTGTTGCAAATGCCGACGCCATTATCGCTCTCCGTTTGCAGAAAGAACGCATGGACGATGCTCTCCTCCCGAGTATGCGTGAATACCGCAATACGTTTGGCATTACGGATGAACTTTTGGAATGTGCCAAGGACAAGGTCATCATCATGCATCCGGGTCCAATCAACCGTGGTGTGGAACTCGATTCCGATATTGCCGATGGCGAACATTCTGTTATTCTTGATCAGGTGACCAACGGCGTTGCAGTCCGTATGGCCGTTCTCTTCCTTTTGGCTGGAGGTCGCAACAATGAAAATGCGTAA
- a CDS encoding dihydroorotase → MKMRKPCNGRLSNVVLKNAKFWNGKSFELRDSVSLNVCEGAATSEFDCKGALVIPALFGLGIDFMEPLRDDVYTFADGFDALRKGGFYGGLYESAANPIDDADKFTAMVNRFKSEERGEEAFDIKFLGAYSKGFGTDSLAEMVELAEAGVAGFGDGNGVIPHSRFLRLAMEYGKMTGKRFFFQPMDKTLRHSGCVHEGAYSDMLGMKGIPRIAETIAVYTVLETARFLQVPVHFKQVTCGETLDLIRNARKMGIDVTCDVGLYHLLFDDSCLETLDSAYHILPPIRSAADRDALWQGIVDGTVNAVSVNHTPVLRQDKVVNFEDSVPGALSLEVALPAIWNKLVAKVGEARAIELLSTAPASLVGSASNANNVVVLAPNEPHVVVESDFAGHVCNSPLLGKELPSSILATYINGVLTEL, encoded by the coding sequence ATGAAAATGCGTAAGCCTTGTAATGGTCGTCTTTCGAATGTTGTTCTGAAAAATGCAAAGTTCTGGAACGGCAAGTCCTTTGAATTGCGCGATAGCGTTAGCCTGAATGTCTGCGAAGGTGCTGCAACAAGTGAATTTGATTGCAAGGGCGCCCTTGTGATACCGGCTCTCTTTGGGCTCGGTATTGATTTTATGGAACCGCTCCGCGACGATGTCTATACGTTTGCCGATGGCTTTGATGCCTTGCGCAAGGGCGGTTTTTACGGTGGCCTTTATGAAAGTGCCGCAAACCCGATTGACGATGCTGACAAGTTCACTGCAATGGTGAACCGCTTCAAGTCCGAAGAACGCGGCGAAGAAGCATTTGATATCAAGTTCCTTGGCGCCTATAGCAAGGGCTTTGGTACCGATAGTTTGGCCGAAATGGTCGAACTTGCCGAAGCCGGTGTTGCTGGCTTTGGCGATGGCAACGGTGTGATTCCTCATTCCCGCTTCCTTCGCTTGGCAATGGAATACGGCAAGATGACGGGCAAGCGTTTCTTCTTCCAGCCGATGGACAAGACGCTCCGTCACAGCGGCTGCGTTCACGAAGGTGCTTATTCCGACATGCTCGGCATGAAGGGTATTCCTCGCATTGCCGAAACGATTGCTGTTTACACGGTTCTCGAAACGGCTCGATTCTTGCAGGTGCCGGTTCACTTTAAGCAAGTCACTTGCGGTGAAACTTTAGACCTTATTCGTAATGCTCGCAAGATGGGTATTGATGTTACCTGCGATGTTGGTCTTTACCACTTGCTGTTCGATGATTCTTGTCTCGAAACGCTCGATTCCGCTTACCACATCTTGCCGCCAATCCGTTCGGCTGCCGATCGCGATGCTCTGTGGCAGGGAATTGTCGACGGAACGGTCAATGCCGTTAGCGTAAATCATACTCCGGTACTCCGTCAAGACAAAGTAGTGAACTTCGAAGATTCCGTGCCGGGCGCACTTTCTCTGGAAGTTGCTCTTCCTGCAATTTGGAATAAACTTGTTGCGAAGGTGGGCGAGGCTCGCGCTATTGAACTTCTTTCAACGGCACCGGCTAGCTTGGTTGGCTCTGCCTCTAATGCTAACAACGTTGTTGTGCTTGCTCCGAACGAACCGCATGTGGTCGTCGAAAGCGATTTTGCCGGTCACGTTTGCAATTCACCGTTGTTGGGCAAGGAATTGCCGTCGTCGATTCTTGCAACCTACATCAACGGTGTCTTGACTGAGCTGTAA
- a CDS encoding PilZ domain-containing protein, translating to MASVLQEAWAIFQSYILPALPFVALVLIEIHLMYNRRENEVMFGTDSFNEKIKAFEFTPKEVRTLEKLVRSSKFENKDAVLNSSGLFETAVSEFYRIRNVFSVRDETLDAISCLRRKMDFTGANPLSIVCSSRQFNVGDRVDLEFENGLLVKRSQILERSEKTWSVSIEGSVSLAKSISGSRALVRWTRMNDAVYSVRLSVFSASPNKVVFLHSDKLEKEQLRKWVRQVVDFPVTATFPNGEVHSGVLYDLSAGGILLGLTEDCKPDQQFSISFELPTFGVQNVDVKVLNNLGHRNPDFPLYNSISAVFTGSYAWTQEHVLQYIFEATRKSKAKKMGQNDVLT from the coding sequence ATGGCTAGTGTTCTTCAAGAAGCCTGGGCAATTTTTCAGAGCTATATCCTTCCGGCTCTTCCGTTTGTCGCGCTTGTGCTGATTGAAATTCATCTCATGTATAACCGTCGTGAAAATGAGGTGATGTTTGGCACAGACTCGTTCAACGAGAAGATCAAGGCGTTCGAGTTTACGCCCAAGGAAGTGCGTACTTTGGAAAAATTGGTGCGTTCATCTAAGTTCGAAAACAAGGATGCCGTGCTGAATTCCTCAGGACTTTTTGAAACCGCAGTCTCGGAGTTTTACCGTATCCGCAATGTTTTTTCTGTTCGCGATGAAACGCTTGATGCTATTTCTTGCTTACGGCGAAAGATGGACTTTACTGGAGCGAATCCTTTGTCCATAGTTTGCTCGTCAAGACAGTTCAATGTAGGGGATCGCGTGGACCTGGAATTCGAGAACGGTTTGTTGGTTAAGCGTTCTCAGATTCTAGAGCGTTCAGAAAAGACATGGAGCGTGTCGATTGAAGGCTCCGTGTCGCTTGCGAAATCGATTTCCGGCTCGCGTGCGCTTGTCCGCTGGACTCGTATGAATGACGCTGTTTATTCAGTAAGGCTTTCCGTTTTTTCTGCCTCTCCAAATAAGGTTGTTTTTCTCCATAGCGATAAGCTTGAAAAAGAACAGTTGCGTAAATGGGTTCGTCAAGTTGTCGATTTCCCGGTGACGGCAACGTTCCCGAACGGAGAGGTGCACTCGGGCGTGCTTTATGACTTGTCTGCTGGTGGTATTTTGCTTGGACTTACCGAAGATTGCAAGCCGGACCAGCAGTTTTCGATTTCGTTCGAGCTTCCGACGTTTGGTGTACAGAATGTGGATGTTAAGGTTTTGAACAATTTGGGGCATCGAAATCCTGATTTTCCACTATATAATTCCATTTCGGCGGTGTTTACTGGATCGTATGCTTGGACCCAAGAACACGTCTTGCAGTACATTTTTGAGGCTACTCGCAAATCAAAAGCGAAAAAAATGGGCCAAAATGATGTTTTAACTTAA